From Abiotrophia defectiva ATCC 49176:
AGTCATCATAGTAGAAAGGAGGGGACTGAGATGTTGGAAGATAAACTCGACCAAGCTGCTGGCAAAGTCAAGGAAGTGGCAGGTAAAGCAACTGGCGACAAAGGCCTTGAAACTGAAGGCGTCGTAGAAGGCGTAGTTAGTAAAGCCAAAGAAGTGGCTCATGACGTGGCTGAAGCTGCCAAAGGTGCAGTGGAAGGCATCAAAAATTCCTTGGGCAAATAATCCAAGTAAAACAAGCTTAGCATCACCAGTACCCCTCAAGTCTAGGGGTGCTTTTTTTGTGCTTGGAGGAAGAGAGGCCAGCTTAATAAATCTCTTGCATTCCCCGACAAGTAAGCGTATACTAAAGGTAATTCACCAAGGAGGTACTTGTGCCGATGAAAGTTAACTAAAATTGTCAATTACTAAATAAAGGATCAAGATGGCTTTATTTAGTGCGGTCAATTTTAGTGAAGAGGTACAAGCAGCTAGGGCAGGCGCACCTTATATTAGGGCGCAGACTCTTTCTTTGGCTTCATCCATTTGCTTCCAAACTGGGACCGACGCTAGATAGGGCATCGGTCCCTCTTTATATAGGAGGTAGCAGATGTTACACGTTGAAAATTTTACCATGACCCATCAACAAGACCTCAAGGTCTTAATTCCTTCCCTGTCCTTTGACTTGAAGCCAGGCGACAAGCTAGCCTTGATTGGCGAGGAAGGCTGCGGCAAGTCCTCGCTCTTGAACTGGCTCAGGCAGCCGGATGCGCCCCTGCCTTATGTCGAGGTGACCGGCACTTGTTCTAATTCCTTTGGCCGGACGGTCTGGATTGGCCAGACTTTCCCAGCCCAAGATGAAGGTTTGACCATCGAGGCTTATTGCTTTGATCCGGTCTTAGCCGAGCAAATAGACTATGGTTACTTCTATCAGCTAGTCAGCCAATTAGGCTTTGACCCCGATCGGCTCACCAGCCAGCAGCTTATGGGGACTCTGTCAGGGGGAGAGAAGCTCAAATTGCAGTTGGCACGGACCCTGGCCTTGGAGCCGGATTGTCTGCTCTTGGATGAGCCTTCCAATGACTTGGACTTGGCCACACTGGACTGGCTCAGCCGGACCCTGGCTAGTTTGCCGGCAGCGGTCCTCTTTATTTCCCATGATGAGGCCTTCCTGTCTCAAGTGGCCAATCGCATTCTGCATATTGAGACAATCAATAATCACAAGGCTAGCCGGGTTCATCTGGTCAATCTGGACTATGAGACCTATCGCAATCAACGAGAGGCCCAGTTCCAGCGTCAGGGCCAGCTAGCCCGCAAACAGCAGGAGGAGCAGGCCAAGCAAGAGGCTCGACATCGGCAAATGCATGACAAGGTCCAGCATCAATTGCGTCAGGCCCATGATTCTAGCTTGGGTCGTCTCTTGGCTAAGAAAATGCGAAATGTTAAGTCTGTGGGCCGGCGCTTGGAGCGTCAGGCTGAAGACATGCTGGAGATTCCCATTCAAGAGGATGCCATCTTGGTCAAACTGCCTTGCCCCCATCCCTTGCCCGCCAGCAAATGGCTGATTAACGAGCCGGACTATGTGGTCCGCCTAGAGGGGCGCGCGCTGACCCAACCCCTGACCTTAGAGTGGCGAGGCCAGGAGAAAATCGGGCTAGTGGGCCCTAATGGGGTGGGCAAATCTACCCTCTTGAAACAAGTTCGTAACTGGCTGACCGACCGGCCGGGCATTCGTCTGGGTTATATGCCCCAAGATTATCGCCAGGTCCTGCCTCAGGATCAGACGCCCTTGGACTTTCTCCAGGAATCGGGTAGCCAGGAGGAGAAGACTAAGCTCATGACCTATCTGGGTAGCCTACGCTTCGACCCTGATGAGATGCTTCATCCCATTAGCCAACTGTCTGGGGGCCAGCAGGCCAAGTTGCTCCTGCTTAAGTTGAATCTGATGGAGGTCAATGTCTTGTTACTGGACGAGCCTAGCCGTAATTTCTCGCCCTTGTCTCAGGCTGAAGTAAGGCAAATTTTCCGCGACTTCCCCGGGGCCATTCTGGCGGTTTCCCATGACCAACTCTTCCTGGATCAGGTCTGCGACCGGCGTTTGGCTTTGGAACCAGCCGGCAGGCAATAGCGGAATTGCCTTGTTGAGGTCTAGGTCTTTGTGATAGAATGAATAGGTATTGGACTTGAGAGGAGCAAAGCAATGAAAGAGCCTAAAGGAATCCTGCTAGCCATTTGGATTGGCTTACTCAGTAGCCTGGCGGGGGCGGTCAACGTGACGACGCTGTGGCTGGTGGCTACGCCATCGACCCATATGACGGGCAATCTGACCCAACTTGTGCTGGCCTTAGCAAGGGGGGAAGGGGAAGCGGCCAGCCGTCTGGCCTTGACCTTGCTGGCCTTTATAGCTGGGAGCATGCTAAGTGGCCTCTTATTCTCTGATAAAGCCTTCCGCCTAGGCAACCGTTACGGTGTTTTGTTGATTAGCTTTGGCCTCTTATTGGGCTTAAGCTATGCCCTCAACTGGCAGGCTAGCTGGCTCTATCTCTTGGCCTTCGGTATGGGGACCCAAAATGGTATGTTTATCTACTATCGCGGCATGATTGTCCGCAGTTCGCATTTTACGGGTTACTTGACTGATACTGGCTTTGCGCTAGGACGTTACTTGCGGGGCTATAAGGAAGATGGCCACAAGATTATCTTCTACATGGCAAGCATCGCCTGCTTCCTAGTAGGAGGCCTCCTGACCTATATCTGGCTTAATCATTCTGCTATCAGCATGATTTTGGTCTTGGCTCTGGCCTATCTGGTGACGGGGACCTATTACTTTATCCTCCGCCACTGTCATCAAGCAGCCTAAGCAAAATCCCCTTATATCCTATAGGATATAAGGGGATTTTTTATGTGGTAAAAAAGAAGCTGAGACTAAGTCTCAGCTTTTTGCTTCTAGTTGAACTTTTTTCTGTGACTTGGCCTTGACTAGATAGATTAGGATTAGAATGGCCAGGACTTCGACAAGCAGGCAGTAGAGACCACCTTCTAGTCCAAAGTCGCCACCAGTCCAGAGTTTAGGGCCTTGTAGGCGGGTGCGCCAGATAGGAAAAGGCAGGCTGAGACCTGATACTTGGATACCCAGAACAGGTCCTTGCACGAAGTTCCAAGCTGAATGGGCTGCCCCCACAAACCAGATATTTTCCGTATAGGCGAAGAGGAGGGAGAAGGTCAGGCCGGCCAGGGTCAGGTTGACCAGAGCCAGGGTCGAGACATTGGGATTACCCAGATGCATGGCGGCAAAAATCAGGGAGTTGGCCAGGACCGCTAACCAGGTTGGGAAGCGTAGGGCCAGGCCATTCATGAGATAGCCCCGGCAGATGACTTCTTCGCTCAGCCCCTGAACCAGGAAGCCGGCTAGATAGAGTAGGGTGACCAGGACGGGCGTCTGGCTAATGCGCTCTAGCGATAAGTGGCCCAGTAGGGCGGGGATGATGAGGCAGGCTAGCAGTTGCAGGCCACCTAGGATAAAGCCCAGTAGATAGGGGCCAATCAAGGGGCGCTTGAAGCCCATCGATTGCCAGGACCGCCGGCCCAGGGTCCAACCGTAGAGGGCGAAGCCCAAGAGGGGGATCAAGGTCGAAAAGAGGGCCATGACGTTTACGAGTGGGGCCACCAAGTCGGGGTGGGTCCAATTGAGGATTTGGAAGCGGGGGTGTGTGATGCCCCATAGGGTGGCCTTGGTCTGCCAGTCCTGAAGGTGGTGAAACAAGAGGGGAAAGGCCAGCATGGAAAGCATCCAACCCCAACCGGATGCTTGGCTTGATTTAGCTTTGATAAATGGCATTAAGCCACCTCCTTTTCTTCTAGTATAAGGCTCTTGGCAGGTCAAGGCAAATGTAAAAAATCAGCCAATCTCGGAATCAGTTCCATACTTTTCTTGATTTTTCGGCCATTTCCTAAGCTTAGGAAATAACTTTAGCGATTAGATGGCACATAAAATGTTATAATAGAATTGAGAGAAAGCGATGTCACAGCCTAGGAGGAGGGCGCTTATGCAGACACGACAGGAACAGCTCATGGTCATTTTGGCCCAGTCACAAGGCTGGCTCAAGGGGCGGGACCTAGCGGCTCTGTTAGGCGTCTCCGACCGGACCATTCGCTCTGATATGAACAAGTTAAAGCAAGACTATCCCGGGGCCATCCAGACTCATCACCACAAGGGTTATCGGCTAGTGGCCCAAGCCCTGGAAGACTCCAATCAGCCCAGTCCTCTGGGCCTGCCGCAGAGTCAGGAAGAAAGGCTACATTATATACTCAAACTCCTATTGGCTGACAGTCAGCCTCAGACCCTCAAGGAGCTGAGCCAAGACCTCTATGTCAGCCCCCAAACCCTAACCATGGACTTGCATCAAGTAGGTCAGTTGGTGGGGGCCTACCCGGATTTAGACCTACAACATGATGCCAAGGGCTGGCAGCTTAAGGGCCCTGAATTCCAGAAGCGCCGCTTCTATCGGGAGCTCCTGACCTCAGAACTTCAGGGCGATTTCTTGAATCTGGATAAGGTCTTAGCCATATACGAAGAGTTTGACATGGTCTGGGTGGCCCACTATTTCCAAGGCCTGCTCAAGCAGGCAGACTATCAGCTTCGGCCTGCCAGTTTACCTATCTTACTCCTGCACGTCGGGATTGCGGTTCAGCGTATGCTGGCCGGTCAATTTCTCTATCATCGTCAGAACCTACCGCCTCTAGTGCCTAAGGAAGAAGCCTTAGCTCGCAAGTTCTTGCAGGGGGTGGGTAAGCAATATAAGTGTCGGATTCCAGCTTCTGAAGCCTACAGTATTGGCCGTCTGCTGGAAGCTTATCAGGCCATGCATGAGCTAGCCTCACAGGTCATCTATCAGGGCAGCCCCCTGGATTTGACCCGCTTGGTCCAAGACTTGGGCCAGCACCTACAAGACTTGGTGGGCTTGGATTTTCTCAGTGATGCCGACTTTAAGGATCGCTTCCATCTTCACCTTCAAGGCCTAATCGAACGCCTCCATTATCAAGTGGAGCTGCCCAATCTCTTCCTCCAAGATATGAAACGCCAGTATCCGCTGGTCTTCGACCTAGCCGTGACGGTCACCACTTGGTTGGGGAGCCGCCTAGGCGTGGTCTTATCCGAAGCCGAAATCGGGCTGATTGCTGTCCATATCGGCAGTTCCTATTCTCGCCTGGAGCGGCCTTGGAAGGCGCGAGCCATTTTGTTGGCGCCCCAGCACTACCCTCTGATGCAATCCTCAATCGACCGGCTCAAGGCTAGCTTCGGCCACCGGCTGGAAATTCTAGCCCAATATGATTATGTCAGTGAAGCCCAGCTCCTGCATCAGCCTGTCGACTTAGTCATTAGTTTTATGCCTCTGGCTCAGAGTATGGGCCTCCCGACCTTGCAGGTCTCTACCTTCTTCAATGAGGAAGATGAGCTAGCCTTGGTTAGTTTGCTTAACCAAGTAGAACAGCGTCAGACAGCTATTCAGCTGGCCCTACAATTGGGGGACTTTCTGGAGTCACGTTTCTTCTATCAAGACTTGCAGGCCAATAGTCCCGAGCAAGTCCTGACCCTTATGGCTCAGGATTTGGCCCAAGCCGGTTATGTGACGCCGGACTTTCTGCCTTCGGTCTTGGAGCGCGAAGCCCTGTCGTCGACGGACTTTGACTATGCCTTGGCCATTCCCCATCCCCTACAAGCTCACAGTCACCAGTCTGTGTTAGCCATTGCCAACCTAGCCAGTCCCATTGAGTGGGGCCGCTACCCGGTTAAACTCGTCATTCTCTTGGCGCTTAAGGACAGTGACTGGGCCTTCACCCAGGTCTTCTTCAAATGGCTAGGCCAGTGCCTAGCCCATCCGCGTCAGCTCAAGTCCCTCTTAGCCGCCAGCAGTCGCGACGACTTCTTGGCCGCTATTGTGGGCGAATTTCCCCATCCATCTCGTTAGCAAGTTTATTTTATAGGAAAGGAGGTAATGGTATGGATGACTTAGAGTTGGTATTCTTCAAGATGATTTCTTCCTTGGGATCCGCCCGATCTTCCTTCATGGAAGCCATGGCGCTAGCCCGGACAGGCGACTTCGCCCAAGCCCAGGCGGCCATTGAACAAGGGGAGAGCCAACGGATTGCCGGTCATGATCAGCATTTCGACCTCTTGCAGGCGGATGCGGCAGGGGACCATCCACCTTTCTCGCTCTTGTTAGTTCATGCCGAAGATCAACTCATGAGTGCTGAACTGCTTAAGGTGACAGCCGAAGAAGTTCTGGCCCTCTATCAACGTTTGGACCAGCTCACCACCTAGATTAGGAGGAAATACCATGAAACGTGTCTATTTATTCTGTAGTGCCGGCATGTCGACCAGCCTGGTTGCCAGCCGTATGCAGGCCGTGGCGGACGACCACAACCTGCCCATTGAAGTCAAGGCCTTCTCAGATTCTAAGCTAGATATCATCGTGGAACAGTATCATCCAGATGTCATCTTGTTAGGGCCTCAAGTCAAATACAAATTCAATGCCACCCGGGACAAATACGAGCCCCAAGGCATTCCCGTTGAAGTTATGAACCTAGACGATTATGGTAACGTCAATGGCGAACGCATTCTCAAGCGCGCCATTCAATTACTCAAGCAAAACAAGCAAGGCTAAGTACAGATCTCATTATAAGAAAAGAGGTAAGTCACATGTTTGCAAATCTTGAAAAAGTTATGGGCGGGACAGCCGAGAAACTCAGCAATAATAAGGTATTAATTGCCATTCGTGATGGTTTCTTGGTGACCACGCCACTCATTATTGTCGCTTCCTTCTTCATTTTGGCCGGTAACTTCCCAATTGAAGGTTATACCGACTTTATGGCTCAATTCTTCGGCCAAGGCTGGGAAAACCACATGGACGCCGTGATTGATTCCACCTTTAGTGTCATCGCCCTCTTAGGGGCTATCGGGATTGGTTATGCCTATGCCCGTCAGCTGGAATCTGACCCTATTGCAGGGGCAGCCATTTCCGTTGTCTGCTTCTTGATTCTGACACCTAAATCCCATCCTGCCTTCACTAACGAAGCCGGCAAGGTCTTCAATGGCTTGGCTAACACTAATATGGGGTCCGCCGGCATGTTCGTAGCTATGATTACGGCCATTGTCTCGGTCCGCATCTTCGTGGCCATTGAACGTAAGGGTTGGGTCATCAAGATGCCTGACGGGGTGCCACCAGCAGTTTCTCAATCCTTCGCAGCTTTGATTCCTTCGCTCTTTGCCATGTTAACCTTCTTCTTGGTTTACCTTGGCTTCTCACTCACCGATTATCACTATGCTCATACCTTTATCTATACCAACTTACAAGCACCACTCTTAGGGATTGGACGCAGCGTCTTCCTAGAACCCCTGACCCAGTTCCTGTCCACCTTCTTCTGGTTCTTCGGGATTAATGGGCCGTCTGTTACCAATACCGTCTTCGGGCCAATTGGTCTGGCCTTGACGACTGAAAACTTGGAAGCCTTCAAGAACGGCTTGCCATTGCCTAACATCTTCACCAATGGTTTCAGTAACTTCTTCACCAACTTCGGGGGTGGGGGTTCTACCTTGGCTTTGGTCTTCCTCATGGTGGGGATTGCTAAGTCCAAACGTATGAAGACCTTGGGGCGTTTGGCTATTGTACCTGGGATTTTTGGAATTAACGAAATGATTATCTTCGGGCTGCCAGTCGTACTCAACCCAATTATGTTGGTGCCATTTATTGCGACACCTTTGGTTAACACCATTTTATCCATTATCGCAACAGTCATCGGTATTCTGCCACGAACTACCGGGGTCAGCATCCCATGGACAACGCCATTCTTCTTCTCTGGTTGGTTGGCTACTGGGCACCTGATTGCCGCCTTCTGGCAAATCATCTTAATTGCCATCGACTGCTTGATCTACTATCCATTCTTCAAGGTAATGGACCGTCAATTCTTGGCTGAAGAAGAGAAACCAGTTCAAGACCTTAAAGATGATTTAGATGATATTTCCTTGGACGACTTGTCCTTCGATGATTTATAGACAACTGAAGAGTTCAGCCCTATCCTGCTGAACTCTTTTTGCTGAGGAGGGAATAAGGATGAAAGTAATCCTATTATTCGACCAAATTCAGGCCGGTTATGGGGGCAAGGAACGCCCCAACACACCACTGGGATTGGAAAAGGGCGGGATTGGCTCTTATCTCATGTTTAAGGACGTCTTCGCGGCTCACGACCTCAAGGTCCTGGCGACCGTCTACTGCGGGCCTGATTATTTTCAGGCTAATAAGGAAGAAGTCTTACACAAGATTGCCAATCTCATGAAGAAGGCACAACCTGATGTCCTCTTGTGTGGCCCTTGCTTCAACTACGACACCTACGCCCAAATGGCGGCCGAAGTCGCGGCCTATATTCAAGACCAGACGCCGGTCCGTACTTATGTGGCCTGCTCCGCCGAAAACGAGGCCGTGGTCGACCACTACAAGGACCAGGTTAAAATAATTCAGATGCCTAAGAAGGGCGGGGTAGGGCTGACGGATGCCCTGCACCATATTGCTGAAATTCTCAGTGGCCCAGCAGAGGCCGATTGGCCTCACTTCTTCCACTAGGAGGTGCCTTATGGATTGGACAGCCTTCTATGATTTACCCGCCTTGTCGGGGGATGAATTCGACCTGCATCAAGCCCTGGCCCAAGCCCTGACCGACCAAGGGCTCAGTCTCTATCGGGATCAACTGGGCTCTGTCTTGGGCCTCAAGCCAAGGGAGCAGGCGCCCTTTCGGGCCATGCTGACCACTAACCTGGATGAAAATGGCGGTCTGATTCAAGCCATTCGTCCGGATGGCCTCTTGGACTTTGTGGCCCTAGGCCGCTATCAGAAGACCGACTATGTCAACCAAGTGGTCCGCCTCTTAACCCGGGACCATGTGCCTCATCTGGGCTATGGGGTCCTGGTAGAGGGCCAGCCCTATCTAGCGCTAGGTGCGGCCTCAGCCCAGCAAGTGGCTGACTTGGGCATCCAGGTAGGGGACAGCTTTGTCTTAGACTTTTCCCGCCGGCAAATAGGTGGGGGCGCCTGGCTAGGTCGTAACTTGGCCAATCGGGCCAGCCTAGAGCTGATACTGGATATGAGTCGCCAACTTCAAGACAAGATTGCCTATGAGTTGGCTGTGGGTGGCATTAGCCAGTCCCTAGTGGGGACTCGGGGGGCCATTACCGCCACCAATCTTATTCAACCAGACTTGGCCCTGGTGCTAGATGCTAGTCCGGTTCCTGCTTCTGACTATGACCCTAAGTGTCTCTATTTGCGTTATTTTGATAAGACCCTCTTACCTAACACGGCCTTGTTGGAAGCTATCCGCCAAGTGGCCCAGGGTCTGGGTTACCAAGTCAAGGGCCAGGTTCAAGAGGCCGGGACCGATGGGGCCTTTATCCATAAGACAGGGGTGGGGGCACCGACCTTGGTTATTGCCC
This genomic window contains:
- a CDS encoding PTS sugar transporter subunit IIC, which codes for MFANLEKVMGGTAEKLSNNKVLIAIRDGFLVTTPLIIVASFFILAGNFPIEGYTDFMAQFFGQGWENHMDAVIDSTFSVIALLGAIGIGYAYARQLESDPIAGAAISVVCFLILTPKSHPAFTNEAGKVFNGLANTNMGSAGMFVAMITAIVSVRIFVAIERKGWVIKMPDGVPPAVSQSFAALIPSLFAMLTFFLVYLGFSLTDYHYAHTFIYTNLQAPLLGIGRSVFLEPLTQFLSTFFWFFGINGPSVTNTVFGPIGLALTTENLEAFKNGLPLPNIFTNGFSNFFTNFGGGGSTLALVFLMVGIAKSKRMKTLGRLAIVPGIFGINEMIIFGLPVVLNPIMLVPFIATPLVNTILSIIATVIGILPRTTGVSIPWTTPFFFSGWLATGHLIAAFWQIILIAIDCLIYYPFFKVMDRQFLAEEEKPVQDLKDDLDDISLDDLSFDDL
- a CDS encoding ATP-binding cassette domain-containing protein, with the translated sequence MLHVENFTMTHQQDLKVLIPSLSFDLKPGDKLALIGEEGCGKSSLLNWLRQPDAPLPYVEVTGTCSNSFGRTVWIGQTFPAQDEGLTIEAYCFDPVLAEQIDYGYFYQLVSQLGFDPDRLTSQQLMGTLSGGEKLKLQLARTLALEPDCLLLDEPSNDLDLATLDWLSRTLASLPAAVLFISHDEAFLSQVANRILHIETINNHKASRVHLVNLDYETYRNQREAQFQRQGQLARKQQEEQAKQEARHRQMHDKVQHQLRQAHDSSLGRLLAKKMRNVKSVGRRLERQAEDMLEIPIQEDAILVKLPCPHPLPASKWLINEPDYVVRLEGRALTQPLTLEWRGQEKIGLVGPNGVGKSTLLKQVRNWLTDRPGIRLGYMPQDYRQVLPQDQTPLDFLQESGSQEEKTKLMTYLGSLRFDPDEMLHPISQLSGGQQAKLLLLKLNLMEVNVLLLDEPSRNFSPLSQAEVRQIFRDFPGAILAVSHDQLFLDQVCDRRLALEPAGRQ
- a CDS encoding PTS lactose/cellobiose transporter subunit IIA, translated to MDDLELVFFKMISSLGSARSSFMEAMALARTGDFAQAQAAIEQGESQRIAGHDQHFDLLQADAAGDHPPFSLLLVHAEDQLMSAELLKVTAEEVLALYQRLDQLTT
- a CDS encoding YoaK family protein, with translation MKEPKGILLAIWIGLLSSLAGAVNVTTLWLVATPSTHMTGNLTQLVLALARGEGEAASRLALTLLAFIAGSMLSGLLFSDKAFRLGNRYGVLLISFGLLLGLSYALNWQASWLYLLAFGMGTQNGMFIYYRGMIVRSSHFTGYLTDTGFALGRYLRGYKEDGHKIIFYMASIACFLVGGLLTYIWLNHSAISMILVLALAYLVTGTYYFILRHCHQAA
- a CDS encoding PTS sugar transporter subunit IIB, which encodes MKRVYLFCSAGMSTSLVASRMQAVADDHNLPIEVKAFSDSKLDIIVEQYHPDVILLGPQVKYKFNATRDKYEPQGIPVEVMNLDDYGNVNGERILKRAIQLLKQNKQG
- a CDS encoding CPBP family intramembrane glutamic endopeptidase — encoded protein: MPFIKAKSSQASGWGWMLSMLAFPLLFHHLQDWQTKATLWGITHPRFQILNWTHPDLVAPLVNVMALFSTLIPLLGFALYGWTLGRRSWQSMGFKRPLIGPYLLGFILGGLQLLACLIIPALLGHLSLERISQTPVLVTLLYLAGFLVQGLSEEVICRGYLMNGLALRFPTWLAVLANSLIFAAMHLGNPNVSTLALVNLTLAGLTFSLLFAYTENIWFVGAAHSAWNFVQGPVLGIQVSGLSLPFPIWRTRLQGPKLWTGGDFGLEGGLYCLLVEVLAILILIYLVKAKSQKKVQLEAKS
- a CDS encoding GrdB-related putative oxidoreductase, producing MKVILLFDQIQAGYGGKERPNTPLGLEKGGIGSYLMFKDVFAAHDLKVLATVYCGPDYFQANKEEVLHKIANLMKKAQPDVLLCGPCFNYDTYAQMAAEVAAYIQDQTPVRTYVACSAENEAVVDHYKDQVKIIQMPKKGGVGLTDALHHIAEILSGPAEADWPHFFH
- a CDS encoding CsbD family protein; this translates as MLEDKLDQAAGKVKEVAGKATGDKGLETEGVVEGVVSKAKEVAHDVAEAAKGAVEGIKNSLGK
- a CDS encoding BglG family transcription antiterminator, whose protein sequence is MQTRQEQLMVILAQSQGWLKGRDLAALLGVSDRTIRSDMNKLKQDYPGAIQTHHHKGYRLVAQALEDSNQPSPLGLPQSQEERLHYILKLLLADSQPQTLKELSQDLYVSPQTLTMDLHQVGQLVGAYPDLDLQHDAKGWQLKGPEFQKRRFYRELLTSELQGDFLNLDKVLAIYEEFDMVWVAHYFQGLLKQADYQLRPASLPILLLHVGIAVQRMLAGQFLYHRQNLPPLVPKEEALARKFLQGVGKQYKCRIPASEAYSIGRLLEAYQAMHELASQVIYQGSPLDLTRLVQDLGQHLQDLVGLDFLSDADFKDRFHLHLQGLIERLHYQVELPNLFLQDMKRQYPLVFDLAVTVTTWLGSRLGVVLSEAEIGLIAVHIGSSYSRLERPWKARAILLAPQHYPLMQSSIDRLKASFGHRLEILAQYDYVSEAQLLHQPVDLVISFMPLAQSMGLPTLQVSTFFNEEDELALVSLLNQVEQRQTAIQLALQLGDFLESRFFYQDLQANSPEQVLTLMAQDLAQAGYVTPDFLPSVLEREALSSTDFDYALAIPHPLQAHSHQSVLAIANLASPIEWGRYPVKLVILLALKDSDWAFTQVFFKWLGQCLAHPRQLKSLLAASSRDDFLAAIVGEFPHPSR